One genomic window of Rhizomicrobium sp. includes the following:
- the gap gene encoding type I glyceraldehyde-3-phosphate dehydrogenase, with the protein MAIRVAINGFGRIGRLVFRAIVESGRRDIEVVAANDLGPVETNAHLLRYDSVHGRFPANVTVDGDYIIAAGHKVKITAHRDPAELPHKALDVDIALECTGLFTTKDKASAHLKAGAKRVLVSAPADGADLTVVYGVNHEKLTKDHIVVSNGSCTTNCLAPVAKVLNDTIGIEKGFMTTIHSYTGDQPTLDTLHKDLYRARAAALSQIPTSTGAAKAIGLVLPELKGKLDGISVRVPTPNVSLVDLKIVAKRDTTVEEINAAMKAASAGSLKGILDIVEAPLVSSDFNHNPASASVALPETKVIGGNLAGVLAWYDNEWGFSNRMADIAVVMGKLI; encoded by the coding sequence ATGGCCATCCGTGTCGCAATCAATGGCTTCGGCCGCATCGGGCGCCTGGTGTTCCGCGCCATCGTGGAAAGCGGGCGGCGCGACATCGAAGTCGTCGCGGCGAACGACCTCGGTCCGGTCGAGACCAACGCGCATCTGCTGCGCTACGATTCGGTGCATGGGCGCTTCCCCGCCAATGTGACGGTCGACGGCGATTACATCATCGCGGCCGGCCACAAGGTGAAGATCACCGCGCATCGCGACCCGGCCGAGCTGCCGCACAAGGCGCTGGACGTCGACATCGCGCTGGAATGCACCGGCCTCTTCACCACCAAGGACAAGGCCTCGGCGCATTTGAAGGCGGGCGCCAAGCGGGTGCTGGTTTCCGCGCCGGCCGACGGCGCCGACCTGACGGTCGTCTATGGCGTCAACCATGAGAAGCTGACCAAGGATCACATCGTCGTCTCGAACGGCTCGTGCACGACGAACTGCCTGGCGCCGGTGGCCAAGGTCCTGAACGACACGATCGGGATCGAGAAGGGCTTCATGACCACGATCCATTCCTACACCGGCGACCAGCCGACGCTGGATACGCTGCACAAGGATCTCTATCGCGCCCGCGCCGCCGCGCTGTCGCAGATCCCGACCTCGACCGGCGCCGCCAAGGCGATCGGCCTGGTCCTGCCGGAGCTCAAGGGCAAGCTCGACGGCATTTCCGTGCGCGTGCCGACGCCGAACGTGTCGCTGGTCGATCTCAAGATCGTCGCCAAGCGCGACACCACGGTGGAGGAAATCAACGCCGCGATGAAGGCCGCTTCCGCCGGATCGCTCAAGGGCATCCTCGACATCGTCGAGGCGCCGCTGGTCTCCAGCGATTTCAACCACAATCCGGCGTCGGCCTCGGTGGCGCTGCCCGAGACCAAGGTGATCGGCGGCAATCTCGCCGGCGTCCTGGCCTGGTACGACAACGAATGGGGCTTCTCCAACCGCATGGCCGACATCGCGGTGGTGATGGGGAAGCTGATTTAG